In a genomic window of Octadecabacter temperatus:
- a CDS encoding TfoX/Sxy family protein produces MAAISSIRNIGPASEAMYNAAGIMTAEDLRQMGADAAYAKLLETGNRPHFIGYYALHMALQGRPWNDCKGEEKKALRVKFDAIKASHFNAPKSELDAFMDQIGLIDRR; encoded by the coding sequence ATGGCAGCCATTTCCTCCATCAGAAACATCGGCCCCGCATCCGAAGCGATGTACAATGCGGCGGGCATCATGACCGCAGAGGACCTGCGCCAAATGGGTGCGGATGCTGCCTATGCAAAGCTGCTGGAAACAGGTAACCGCCCCCATTTTATTGGCTACTACGCCCTCCATATGGCGCTTCAGGGACGGCCTTGGAATGATTGCAAAGGCGAAGAAAAGAAGGCGTTGCGGGTAAAGTTTGATGCTATCAAGGCGTCCCACTTCAATGCGCCTAAGTCGGAATTGGACGCTTTCATGGACCAAATCGGCCTGATTGATCGGCGGTAA